In a single window of the Streptacidiphilus sp. P02-A3a genome:
- a CDS encoding GPW/gp25 family protein, which produces MAEQFVGSGWAFPMRIAPSGGIALVSREKEIEEAMRLVLATAPGERPMRPQFGCAIHDLVFSPIDEATAGRIQYEVRGTLDRWEPRIEVREVAVTSAPGQDGVLFIDVRYSIRGTNNPRSLVFPFYVIPSHEDPSASADPSTESDR; this is translated from the coding sequence ATGGCAGAGCAGTTCGTCGGCTCCGGCTGGGCCTTCCCGATGCGGATCGCCCCGTCCGGCGGCATCGCCCTGGTCAGCCGGGAGAAGGAGATCGAGGAGGCGATGCGGCTGGTCCTCGCGACCGCTCCCGGCGAGCGGCCGATGCGGCCCCAGTTCGGCTGTGCCATCCATGACTTGGTGTTCTCACCGATCGACGAGGCCACCGCGGGCCGGATCCAGTACGAGGTGCGCGGCACCCTGGACCGCTGGGAGCCCCGGATCGAGGTGCGCGAGGTGGCGGTGACCTCCGCGCCCGGCCAGGACGGGGTGCTGTTCATCGACGTGCGCTACTCGATCCGGGGCACCAACAACCCGCGCAGCCTCGTCTTCCCCTTCTACGTCATCCCCTCCCACGAGGACCCCTCGGCGTCCGCCGACCCGTCCACCGAAAGCGACCGCTGA
- a CDS encoding phage tail protein has product MSTPSAPRASGSRRGSIDGLGTRHPIGLQLPAVYADDELAQRFTAGLDDVIAPLLNVLDCMDSYFRPSLAPEDFTAWLGGWVGAETEPDTSLPLLRESVASAAGLHRLRGTRRGLAEAVRLAFGTVPEITESGGADWSARPLGAFPGDPRPHLLVVLRVDDPATIDVQRLDELVRAARPAHIPCTVQVTAKRGPEK; this is encoded by the coding sequence ATGAGCACCCCTTCCGCACCCCGGGCCTCCGGCTCCCGGCGGGGCTCGATCGACGGCCTCGGCACCCGCCACCCGATCGGCCTGCAACTCCCGGCCGTCTACGCCGACGACGAGCTGGCGCAGCGTTTCACGGCCGGCCTGGACGACGTCATCGCGCCGCTGCTGAACGTCCTCGACTGCATGGACAGCTACTTCCGGCCGTCGCTCGCGCCGGAGGACTTCACCGCCTGGCTCGGCGGCTGGGTCGGCGCGGAGACCGAGCCGGACACCTCGCTGCCGCTGCTGCGGGAGTCGGTGGCCTCCGCCGCCGGGCTGCACCGGCTGCGCGGCACCCGGCGCGGCCTGGCCGAGGCGGTCCGGCTGGCCTTCGGCACGGTGCCGGAGATCACCGAGAGCGGTGGCGCGGACTGGTCCGCGCGTCCGCTCGGCGCCTTCCCCGGAGACCCGCGGCCGCACCTGCTGGTGGTGCTGCGGGTCGACGACCCGGCCACCATCGACGTCCAGCGGCTCGACGAACTCGTGCGTGCCGCCCGGCCCGCCCACATTCCCTGCACGGTCCAGGTGACCGCCAAGAGAGGACCCGAGAAGTGA
- a CDS encoding N,N-dimethylformamidase beta subunit family domain-containing protein — protein sequence MDDQGVRRRRFLGAAAAAGAGVVGLGALAGCDSTAPAPGGAASSHAAGQAVRDSVLTAQQAEQARPGNADWRLGPTGPQQAIEGYTDQVSVLRGEHFALHASTTAPGFTVSAYRVGWYGGTQARLVWRSARIAGRLQPAVGPDGSTRTVSTGWEPTISVDTADWPEGAYLLRLDAEDGHQRYVPMIVRSASAAGRTLLMHGAATWQAYNVWGGYSLYQGESGAYATRSLAVSFDRPYDGSGADKFLVYERALVVLAERLGIPLAYTTGLDVHRQPEVLHGATALLSLGHDEYWTPQQRAAVTAARDAGSNIAFLGANTCFRRIRIEDDARTVVCYKTDYQADPLYGRDDPAVTTDFRAEPSPDPESSLTGVIYEGYPTDAPYLVHAADHWLYAGTGVRAGDSFPHLIGVEYDRVTPSYPTPRPIEILAHSPLVCEGRSSHSDSAYYTVPGGAGVFASGTMRWVEGLMAGTHDDGSDHLMDARTGAFVTRTTENLLTAFAKGPAGHHLPAPRDNVAQVYS from the coding sequence GTGGACGACCAAGGGGTGCGGCGGAGGCGGTTCCTGGGAGCGGCCGCGGCGGCCGGCGCGGGCGTCGTCGGGCTCGGCGCCCTGGCCGGGTGCGACTCCACCGCGCCCGCACCCGGCGGCGCCGCGTCCTCGCACGCCGCCGGACAGGCCGTCCGGGACAGCGTGCTGACGGCGCAGCAGGCCGAGCAGGCCCGCCCCGGGAACGCCGACTGGCGGCTCGGTCCGACCGGACCGCAGCAGGCCATCGAGGGCTACACCGACCAGGTCAGCGTCCTTCGCGGGGAGCACTTCGCGCTGCACGCGTCAACCACCGCGCCCGGATTCACCGTTTCGGCGTACCGGGTCGGCTGGTACGGCGGCACGCAGGCGCGGTTGGTGTGGCGCTCGGCGCGGATCGCGGGCCGTCTGCAACCGGCCGTCGGCCCCGATGGCTCCACCCGGACGGTGTCCACCGGTTGGGAGCCCACGATCAGCGTCGACACCGCCGACTGGCCGGAGGGCGCGTACCTGCTGCGGCTGGACGCCGAGGACGGCCACCAGCGGTACGTGCCGATGATCGTCAGGTCCGCGAGCGCCGCCGGGCGGACGCTGCTGATGCACGGCGCGGCGACCTGGCAGGCGTACAACGTGTGGGGCGGCTACAGCCTGTACCAGGGCGAGAGCGGCGCCTACGCGACCCGCTCGCTGGCGGTGTCCTTCGACCGGCCCTACGACGGCAGCGGCGCCGACAAGTTCCTGGTGTACGAGCGGGCGCTGGTGGTGCTCGCCGAACGCCTGGGCATCCCGCTGGCGTACACCACCGGTCTGGACGTGCACCGGCAGCCGGAGGTGCTGCACGGCGCGACCGCGCTGCTCTCGCTCGGGCACGACGAGTACTGGACGCCGCAGCAGCGGGCCGCCGTCACCGCGGCCCGCGACGCGGGCAGCAACATCGCCTTCCTCGGCGCGAACACCTGCTTCCGCCGGATCAGGATCGAGGACGACGCGCGCACGGTGGTCTGCTACAAGACCGACTACCAGGCCGACCCGCTGTACGGGAGGGACGACCCGGCGGTCACCACCGACTTCCGCGCGGAGCCGAGCCCGGACCCGGAGTCCTCGCTCACCGGTGTGATCTACGAGGGCTATCCGACCGACGCGCCGTACCTGGTCCACGCCGCCGACCACTGGCTGTACGCGGGCACCGGGGTCAGGGCCGGGGACTCCTTCCCGCACCTGATCGGCGTGGAGTACGACCGGGTGACGCCGAGCTACCCGACGCCCCGCCCGATCGAGATCCTGGCCCACTCGCCGCTGGTCTGCGAGGGCAGGTCGAGCCACTCGGACTCGGCGTACTACACCGTGCCGGGCGGGGCCGGGGTGTTCGCCTCCGGCACGATGCGCTGGGTGGAGGGGCTGATGGCGGGCACCCACGACGACGGCAGCGACCACCTGATGGACGCGCGCACCGGTGCCTTCGTCACCCGGACCACCGAGAACCTGCTCACCGCCTTCGCCAAGGGCCCGGCCGGCCACCACCTCCCGGCCCCGCGCGACAACGTCGCCCAGGTGTACAGCTGA
- a CDS encoding zinc ribbon domain-containing protein, whose translation MSNTTRTAEPRCADCGGRARAGQSFCDDCGSFLNWDNEADSTAATTAANTATAATAATPVTAAGSEKPAGTETPAAPAVAASPEPVAAAESEPGDTASETVLGKGGAAEPVDSAEAETAEVLTEPIDPNSPTPPPAPVPPDVARARALLVPVADRSRPVPQAPEVAPVLPGTPMAARPTVRQPGDDGHTPHGDACPWCGTGNQPDRHFCRRCAMRLAESPGGPQRRPWWRRLLDFRGREAPWAGERPRLRRDLGRIVRWTLCLAVAVALVVTVANEATPATHAVEDHFATRAQIHEITWSASHSGPNQSASLAGDSYNNTFWGSGYGDANTGQWLQANFTSPQHLLNVIITPCAGSESDAISLDACPSQLEAQITDNSGKVTDQQINLNDGQPQTFGMDARDVASVRFVIESVYGESPTKQVAIAEIEFFGPSDS comes from the coding sequence GTGAGCAACACCACCAGGACTGCGGAACCGCGCTGCGCCGACTGCGGCGGCCGGGCCCGCGCCGGGCAGTCCTTCTGTGACGACTGCGGGTCGTTCCTGAACTGGGACAACGAGGCGGACAGCACGGCGGCCACGACCGCCGCGAACACTGCGACTGCTGCGACCGCTGCGACTCCTGTGACCGCTGCGGGTTCGGAGAAGCCCGCGGGCACGGAGACCCCGGCGGCCCCTGCGGTGGCTGCGAGCCCTGAGCCGGTCGCGGCGGCCGAGTCCGAGCCTGGTGACACCGCGTCAGAAACGGTTCTCGGCAAGGGGGGTGCGGCCGAGCCGGTGGACTCGGCGGAGGCCGAGACCGCCGAGGTGCTGACCGAGCCCATCGACCCGAACTCCCCGACCCCGCCGCCCGCTCCGGTCCCGCCGGACGTCGCCCGGGCCCGGGCGCTGCTGGTCCCGGTCGCCGACCGCAGCCGACCGGTGCCGCAGGCGCCCGAGGTCGCGCCGGTCCTTCCGGGCACCCCGATGGCGGCCCGCCCGACCGTCCGGCAGCCGGGCGACGACGGGCACACGCCGCACGGCGACGCCTGCCCGTGGTGCGGCACCGGCAACCAGCCGGACCGGCACTTCTGCCGCCGCTGCGCGATGCGGCTGGCGGAGTCCCCGGGCGGACCGCAGCGCCGCCCGTGGTGGCGCCGACTGCTGGACTTCCGTGGCCGCGAGGCGCCCTGGGCCGGTGAACGGCCGCGCCTGCGGCGGGATCTGGGCCGCATCGTGCGCTGGACGCTGTGCCTGGCGGTGGCGGTGGCGCTGGTGGTCACCGTGGCCAACGAGGCGACCCCGGCCACGCACGCGGTGGAGGACCACTTCGCCACCCGGGCGCAGATCCACGAGATCACCTGGTCGGCCTCGCACTCGGGTCCGAACCAGTCGGCGAGCCTGGCCGGGGACAGCTACAACAACACGTTCTGGGGCTCCGGCTACGGCGACGCGAACACCGGTCAGTGGCTCCAGGCGAACTTCACCTCCCCGCAGCACCTGCTGAACGTGATCATCACCCCCTGCGCCGGCTCCGAGTCCGACGCGATCTCGCTGGACGCCTGCCCCTCGCAGCTGGAGGCGCAGATCACCGACAACTCCGGCAAGGTCACCGACCAGCAGATCAACCTCAACGACGGCCAGCCGCAGACCTTCGGCATGGACGCCCGGGACGTGGCGAGTGTCCGCTTCGTGATCGAGTCCGTCTACGGCGAGAGCCCGACCAAGCAGGTCGCCATCGCCGAGATAGAGTTCTTCGGACCGTCCGACTCCTGA
- a CDS encoding MFS transporter, whose amino-acid sequence MRLWGVAHAVDDLYQGLVPASVPYFVLDRHYSYVAAAGLTLAATLGSSVPQPFLGVLVDRVRWGWLAGAGVAVAGIGLGLSGLFHPYPVVWALIMVSGLGVAMFHPAAGKSAREAAGDSAGAMSVFAAGGSVGFFLAPVLATPALVAWGVGATALFIPPAVLIAFLLYRNRHRHQALAAARPPRTGTDRWAPFLVLTAIEVVRSMVFFGVNTFVELYWIRHLHASRLLAGTALAVFLGGGVLGTLLGGRIADRIGMVRTVQLGAALAIPMLAGLRFLPGSVAPLVFAVLAGAALNMPFAVLVKLGQDYLPNRPGTAAGVTLGLAVSIGGLIAPVFGVLADSAGPQGVLAVLCLIPLAALGLGLFLVEPKTLGEA is encoded by the coding sequence ATGCGCCTGTGGGGCGTGGCGCACGCGGTCGACGACCTGTACCAGGGGCTGGTTCCGGCGAGCGTGCCGTACTTCGTGCTCGACCGGCACTACAGCTACGTGGCGGCGGCCGGGCTCACCCTGGCGGCGACGCTGGGCAGTTCGGTGCCGCAGCCGTTCCTGGGGGTGCTGGTGGACCGGGTCCGCTGGGGCTGGCTGGCCGGCGCCGGGGTCGCGGTCGCGGGCATCGGGCTCGGCCTGTCCGGGCTGTTCCACCCCTACCCGGTGGTCTGGGCGCTGATCATGGTCTCCGGGCTGGGCGTGGCCATGTTCCACCCGGCGGCGGGCAAATCGGCCCGCGAGGCCGCGGGCGACAGCGCCGGGGCGATGAGCGTCTTCGCGGCCGGCGGCAGCGTCGGCTTCTTCCTGGCGCCGGTGCTGGCCACCCCGGCGCTGGTGGCCTGGGGCGTCGGCGCGACCGCGCTGTTCATCCCGCCCGCGGTGCTGATCGCCTTCCTGCTGTACCGCAACCGGCACCGGCACCAGGCGCTGGCCGCCGCCCGGCCGCCGCGCACCGGCACCGACCGCTGGGCGCCGTTCCTGGTGCTCACCGCGATCGAGGTGGTCCGGTCGATGGTGTTCTTCGGTGTCAACACCTTCGTCGAGCTGTACTGGATCCGGCACCTGCACGCCTCGCGGCTGCTGGCCGGGACGGCGCTGGCGGTGTTCCTCGGCGGGGGAGTGCTGGGGACGCTGCTGGGCGGCCGGATCGCGGACCGGATCGGCATGGTCCGCACGGTCCAGCTCGGCGCGGCGCTGGCCATCCCGATGCTGGCCGGGCTCCGGTTCCTGCCGGGGAGCGTCGCTCCGCTGGTCTTCGCGGTGCTGGCCGGGGCGGCCCTGAACATGCCGTTCGCGGTGCTGGTCAAGCTGGGGCAGGACTACCTGCCGAACCGGCCCGGGACCGCCGCCGGGGTCACCCTCGGGCTCGCGGTCAGCATCGGCGGCCTGATCGCGCCGGTGTTCGGGGTGCTCGCGGACAGTGCGGGGCCGCAGGGGGTGCTCGCGGTGCTGTGCCTGATCCCGCTGGCGGCGTTGGGTCTGGGCCTGTTCCTGGTCGAGCCGAAGACTCTCGGTGAGGCGTGA
- a CDS encoding putative baseplate assembly protein, translating to MALPAPNLDDRRFQQFVDDAKRYIQQRCPEWTDHNVSDPGVTLVEAVAHMADQIVYRLNRVPERNYLAFLDLLGITLFPPAPARTMMTFWLSAPQSQPLQLPTGTEVATLRTETEQSVVFATERDLSIVPCALERVLLQPGGEPPTDHTAEVLDGGKDTACFGDPPQPGDAMLFGLTAAVPDCAVVLRLGSRVDGVGVDPRQPPLLWEALTSDGWRPCEVDRDTTGGLNRPGEVVLHVPSGHTTTRTGRFDAGWLRCRVTQPEPGQPFYTLSPTIRSASAFTIGGSTRAVHADVVRDEALGESTGVPGQRLRLANAPIAQGDPPLVLHVSDGEGWSDWTVVPHFAASGPDDRHATLDATTGELAFGPSVREPDGTMRQFGAVPAKGAMIRAHRYRTGGGRTGNVARGSIRVLRSSIPFIARVENREAARGGVDGETVAEAKVRAPVSLRAQDRAVTVRDYEELARRAAPEAARITCLAADESQHGENAVRVLVVPQAVPDQGGRLRFEQLVPGDELLATITRHLDERRPIGTRLAVGPPYYQGVTVVATLHAYRGTESEQIRAAALDALYAHLDPLTGGSRGEGWPFGRPLQAGEVFAVLQRVPGVELVDQVLLHPADPLTGKRGDPADRIDLDASALVFSFDHRVRVIGG from the coding sequence ATGGCTCTGCCAGCCCCCAACCTCGACGACCGGCGCTTCCAGCAGTTCGTCGACGACGCCAAGCGCTACATCCAGCAGCGTTGCCCGGAGTGGACCGACCACAACGTCTCCGACCCCGGGGTGACCCTGGTCGAGGCCGTCGCGCACATGGCGGACCAGATCGTCTACCGGCTCAACCGGGTGCCCGAACGCAACTACCTGGCCTTCCTGGACCTGCTCGGGATCACGCTGTTCCCACCGGCCCCGGCCCGCACCATGATGACCTTCTGGCTGTCCGCGCCGCAGAGCCAGCCGCTACAGCTGCCCACCGGCACCGAGGTCGCGACGCTGCGCACCGAGACCGAGCAGTCCGTGGTCTTCGCCACCGAGCGCGACCTCTCCATCGTGCCCTGCGCCCTGGAGCGGGTGCTGCTCCAGCCGGGCGGCGAGCCGCCGACCGACCACACCGCCGAGGTGCTGGACGGCGGCAAGGACACCGCCTGCTTCGGCGACCCGCCGCAGCCCGGCGACGCCATGCTGTTCGGGCTGACCGCCGCCGTTCCCGACTGCGCGGTGGTGCTGCGGCTCGGCAGCAGGGTCGACGGCGTCGGCGTGGACCCCCGGCAGCCGCCGCTGCTGTGGGAGGCGCTGACCAGTGACGGCTGGCGGCCCTGCGAGGTCGACCGGGACACCACCGGTGGTCTCAACCGCCCCGGCGAGGTGGTGCTGCACGTGCCGTCCGGGCACACCACCACGCGCACCGGACGCTTCGACGCGGGCTGGCTGCGCTGCCGGGTCACCCAGCCCGAGCCGGGCCAGCCCTTCTACACGCTGTCCCCCACCATCCGCTCCGCCTCGGCGTTCACCATCGGCGGCAGCACCCGCGCGGTGCACGCGGACGTGGTCCGCGACGAGGCGCTGGGCGAGTCCACCGGCGTCCCCGGGCAGCGGCTGCGGCTGGCCAACGCGCCGATCGCGCAGGGCGACCCGCCGCTGGTGCTGCACGTCTCCGACGGCGAGGGCTGGAGCGACTGGACGGTGGTGCCGCACTTCGCCGCCTCCGGTCCGGACGACCGGCACGCCACCCTCGACGCGACCACCGGCGAGCTCGCCTTCGGCCCCTCGGTCCGCGAACCGGACGGCACCATGCGGCAGTTCGGCGCGGTTCCGGCGAAGGGCGCGATGATCCGGGCGCACCGCTACCGCACCGGTGGCGGCCGGACCGGGAACGTGGCACGCGGCAGCATCCGGGTGCTCCGCAGCTCCATCCCGTTCATCGCCCGGGTGGAGAACCGCGAGGCCGCGCGCGGCGGGGTGGACGGCGAGACCGTGGCCGAGGCCAAGGTCCGTGCCCCGGTGTCGCTGCGCGCCCAGGACCGCGCGGTGACCGTGCGCGACTACGAGGAGCTGGCCCGCCGGGCCGCGCCCGAGGCCGCCCGGATCACCTGCCTGGCGGCGGACGAGTCCCAGCACGGCGAGAACGCGGTTCGGGTGCTGGTCGTCCCGCAGGCCGTCCCCGACCAGGGCGGGCGGCTGCGCTTCGAGCAGTTGGTCCCCGGCGACGAACTGCTCGCCACGATCACCCGCCACCTGGACGAGCGCCGCCCGATCGGCACCCGGCTGGCCGTCGGGCCGCCGTACTACCAGGGCGTGACCGTGGTGGCGACGCTGCACGCCTACCGGGGCACCGAGTCGGAGCAGATCCGCGCCGCCGCCCTGGACGCGCTGTACGCCCACCTGGACCCGCTGACCGGCGGCTCGCGCGGCGAGGGCTGGCCGTTCGGCCGTCCGCTGCAGGCCGGGGAGGTCTTCGCGGTGCTCCAGCGCGTCCCCGGGGTCGAGTTGGTGGACCAGGTGCTGCTGCACCCGGCCGACCCGCTGACCGGCAAGCGCGGCGATCCGGCCGACCGGATCGACCTGGACGCCTCCGCCCTGGTCTTCTCCTTCGACCACCGCGTCCGCGTGATCGGGGGCTGA
- a CDS encoding DMT family transporter — translation MSRSTVTPIAASADDASSSVPSLPVRRGLGYLALAGTAWGTTGAAVDLVYRSSDLGPTAISFWRLVGALAILLAAKAVRRTGGPAARPTAARPTAARPTTARSRRTRALLLGGAGVGMAVFQSAYFAAVRDTGLAVATIVTLGAGPVFTALAGRLLLGERIGRIGALAVGGALAGLAVLVLGNQSSAVRPAGIALALLSAAAYSSTALLARWTGRHGGGESAGALTAWSFGIGAVLLFPFALEQGLLPHTAHPLRLVLLLAYVAAVTTALAYPLYFAGAAVVRAATTATVMLIEPVSAALLAVTLLGERLSAATAVGTLVLLSAVAALAAAESRLASD, via the coding sequence ATGTCCCGAAGCACTGTCACGCCCATCGCCGCGTCAGCTGACGACGCGTCATCCTCCGTCCCTTCGCTGCCGGTTCGGCGCGGACTCGGCTACCTGGCGCTCGCCGGGACCGCCTGGGGAACCACCGGCGCCGCCGTCGACCTGGTCTACCGCTCCAGCGACCTGGGCCCGACCGCCATCTCCTTCTGGCGGCTGGTCGGCGCGCTGGCGATCCTGCTCGCCGCGAAGGCCGTGCGCCGCACCGGCGGACCCGCTGCCCGCCCGACCGCCGCCCGCCCGACCGCCGCCCGCCCGACCACTGCCCGCTCCCGCCGGACCCGGGCGCTGCTGCTCGGCGGGGCGGGCGTCGGCATGGCCGTCTTCCAGTCCGCCTACTTCGCGGCCGTCCGCGACACCGGACTGGCCGTCGCCACCATCGTCACCCTCGGCGCCGGACCGGTGTTCACCGCACTGGCCGGACGGCTGCTGCTGGGCGAGCGGATCGGGCGGATCGGCGCGCTGGCGGTCGGCGGCGCGCTCGCCGGGCTGGCCGTGCTGGTGCTCGGCAACCAGTCCAGCGCGGTCCGCCCGGCGGGCATCGCGCTGGCGCTGCTCTCCGCCGCCGCCTACTCCAGCACCGCGCTGCTGGCGCGCTGGACCGGACGGCACGGCGGGGGCGAGTCGGCCGGGGCGCTGACCGCGTGGTCCTTCGGCATCGGCGCGGTGCTGCTGTTCCCGTTCGCGCTGGAGCAGGGCCTGCTGCCGCACACCGCGCACCCGCTGCGGCTGGTCCTGCTGCTGGCCTACGTCGCCGCCGTCACCACCGCCCTGGCCTACCCGCTCTACTTCGCCGGAGCGGCGGTGGTGCGCGCCGCGACCACGGCCACGGTGATGCTGATCGAGCCGGTCAGCGCGGCACTGCTGGCGGTGACGCTGCTGGGCGAGCGGTTGTCGGCGGCGACGGCCGTGGGCACGCTGGTGCTGTTGTCGGCCGTGGCGGCGCTGGCAGCCGCCGAATCCCGGCTCGCGTCCGACTAG
- a CDS encoding AAA family ATPase, which yields MTGVMASGKSTVAELLARRLPRAAHVRGDVFRRMIVSGRADPLPSPSEQARAQLRLRHRLSASVADQYAAEGITAVVQDIVLGPDLAAYPGLVRTRPLYVVVLAPSAAVVRARERDRPKSGYGVWTVEALDRELRERTPRLGLWLDSSALTPEQTVAEILANLDAARV from the coding sequence GTGACCGGGGTGATGGCCTCGGGGAAGTCGACCGTGGCGGAGCTGCTCGCGCGGCGGCTGCCGCGCGCCGCGCACGTGCGCGGGGACGTCTTCCGGCGCATGATCGTGTCCGGCCGGGCCGACCCGCTGCCGTCGCCGAGCGAGCAGGCCCGGGCCCAACTGCGGCTCCGGCACCGGCTGTCCGCGAGCGTGGCCGACCAGTACGCGGCCGAGGGGATCACCGCCGTGGTGCAGGACATCGTGCTCGGTCCCGATCTGGCGGCGTACCCGGGCCTGGTGCGCACCCGGCCGCTGTACGTGGTGGTGCTGGCGCCGTCGGCGGCGGTGGTGCGGGCCCGGGAGCGGGACCGGCCGAAGTCCGGTTACGGGGTGTGGACGGTGGAGGCGCTGGACCGGGAGCTGCGCGAGCGGACGCCCCGGCTGGGGCTGTGGCTGGACAGCTCCGCACTGACGCCGGAGCAGACCGTCGCCGAGATCCTGGCCAACCTGGACGCCGCTCGCGTCTGA